Proteins from a single region of Terriglobales bacterium:
- a CDS encoding biopolymer transporter ExbD yields MAISVREEGKKVNSNINVTPMVDVMLVLLIIFMVITPMLQKGVSVDMAKVNNPTQMPDADKEDALLVAVMRNGDVFFGNDKISPDALTQRVKDRLTNKVDKRVFIRADARAKYGSVVDVVDNVRAAGVDDVGLLTEQRKTNAPPAPTKATGAPGGGE; encoded by the coding sequence ATGGCGATTTCAGTTCGCGAAGAGGGGAAGAAGGTCAACTCCAATATCAACGTGACCCCCATGGTGGACGTCATGTTGGTATTGCTGATCATCTTCATGGTGATCACGCCCATGTTGCAGAAGGGTGTCAGCGTTGACATGGCCAAAGTGAACAATCCAACCCAAATGCCCGACGCAGACAAGGAAGATGCTCTGCTGGTGGCGGTCATGCGCAATGGCGACGTGTTCTTCGGCAATGACAAGATTTCTCCCGACGCGCTCACCCAAAGAGTGAAGGACCGGCTTACGAACAAAGTAGACAAGCGGGTCTTTATCCGGGCAGATGCGCGCGCGAAATACGGCAGCGTGGTGGACGTGGTAGATAACGTCCGCGCGGCTGGCGTAGACGACGTGGGCTTATTGACCGAGCAGAGAAAGACAAACGCTCCACCAGCGCCAACCAAAGCCACAGGGGCGCCCGGCGGAGGGGAGTAG
- a CDS encoding biotin/lipoyl-containing protein, with amino-acid sequence MTYEVGIDGRIYRLELTRGGDRWSCRLDGREITVDAVLVQPDVLSILIGGVVHEAKREVTPSETYIWIAGERYTAEVRDPRSLRSRRGKADATQGTKELRASMPGKVVRVLVREMAEVQVGDGILVVEAMKMQNELKSPKQGVVKRILASAGSAVNAGDVLAIVE; translated from the coding sequence ATGACCTACGAAGTGGGAATAGACGGCCGTATCTACAGGTTGGAACTCACTCGCGGAGGTGATCGCTGGAGTTGCCGCTTGGATGGGCGGGAGATCACGGTAGATGCTGTGCTCGTCCAACCCGACGTTCTTTCGATCCTGATTGGCGGCGTTGTGCATGAAGCCAAACGCGAAGTTACCCCAAGCGAAACCTACATTTGGATAGCTGGTGAGCGCTATACCGCCGAAGTTCGTGACCCGCGCTCGCTTCGGAGCCGGAGAGGCAAGGCCGACGCCACCCAAGGAACCAAGGAATTGCGGGCATCCATGCCGGGAAAAGTGGTGCGAGTATTGGTGCGTGAAATGGCTGAGGTGCAAGTGGGTGACGGCATCCTGGTGGTTGAAGCAATGAAGATGCAGAATGAACTCAAATCTCCCAAACAGGGAGTGGTGAAGAGAATCCTCGCCAGCGCCGGGTCCGCGGTCAATGCCGGAGACGTGTTAGCCATAGTGGAATAG
- the accC gene encoding acetyl-CoA carboxylase biotin carboxylase subunit — MFKKILIANRGEIAVRVIRACRELGISSVAIYSEVDRASLHVRKADEAYLIGPPAATESYLNIEKVIDFARKSGAEAIHPGYGFLSENAEFASACERAGVKFIGPTAAAMALMGSKIRARQTVQSTGLPVVPGSSSGLELASATSTAAEIGYPIMLKATAGGGGKGMRVVRSAEELPSAFENARSEAQRAFGDGELYIERLIEAPRHIEMQILSDEHGNTIYLGERECSVQRRHQKVLEESPSPIVDPEMRQRMGETAVRIAQAAGYTNAGTVEFLVDKNKKFYFLEMNTRLQVEHPVTELITGLDLVHLQIRIAAGEALPLRQKDIVIRGHAIECRIYAEDPDNNFFPSPGKINMLLAPAGPGIRHDSGIYESWTVPIEYDPLLAKLIGYGWDRSQALRRLQRALSEYFVGGIKTNLSLFQRILQHPDFVAGRVDTGFLDRLLVPSPTESNKQKSDVAAIAAGLFAALEQSTAASAVESDKASAARNGTPRQMDKTSSNWKRTARMEALQ; from the coding sequence ATGTTCAAGAAAATCCTAATTGCCAATCGCGGCGAAATTGCAGTGCGCGTGATCCGCGCCTGTCGGGAGCTTGGCATCAGCTCTGTGGCTATCTACTCGGAAGTGGACCGCGCCTCCTTGCACGTCCGCAAAGCCGATGAAGCCTACTTAATCGGCCCCCCTGCGGCGACAGAATCTTACCTGAACATTGAGAAGGTAATCGATTTCGCGCGGAAAAGCGGGGCGGAAGCGATCCATCCTGGTTACGGTTTCCTCTCCGAGAATGCCGAGTTTGCTAGCGCCTGTGAACGGGCGGGGGTGAAATTCATTGGCCCCACTGCCGCTGCCATGGCGCTCATGGGATCCAAGATCCGCGCACGGCAGACGGTTCAAAGTACTGGCCTTCCCGTGGTGCCGGGCTCGTCGAGTGGCCTGGAGCTCGCCTCTGCCACAAGCACCGCAGCCGAGATCGGATATCCCATCATGCTGAAAGCTACGGCAGGCGGGGGCGGCAAGGGAATGCGCGTGGTCCGTTCCGCAGAGGAGCTACCCTCAGCCTTTGAGAACGCTCGTAGCGAGGCGCAACGTGCCTTTGGTGACGGAGAGCTATACATAGAAAGGCTGATCGAAGCTCCACGTCACATCGAGATGCAAATTCTCTCCGACGAGCATGGAAACACGATCTATCTCGGGGAGCGCGAGTGTTCCGTGCAGCGGCGCCATCAGAAAGTTCTGGAAGAATCGCCGTCCCCTATTGTTGATCCAGAAATGCGGCAGCGCATGGGGGAAACTGCGGTACGGATCGCGCAGGCCGCTGGTTACACAAATGCTGGAACCGTGGAGTTTCTGGTAGATAAGAACAAGAAGTTCTATTTTCTGGAGATGAACACTCGGCTGCAGGTAGAACATCCGGTTACAGAGCTGATCACTGGCCTTGATCTCGTCCACCTCCAGATACGAATTGCGGCGGGTGAGGCGCTGCCATTGCGGCAGAAGGACATCGTTATTCGTGGGCACGCGATTGAGTGCCGCATCTACGCCGAGGACCCAGACAATAACTTCTTCCCCAGTCCGGGCAAGATCAACATGCTCCTGGCCCCGGCTGGTCCTGGAATCCGGCACGACAGCGGTATCTATGAGAGTTGGACGGTGCCGATTGAATACGATCCCCTTCTCGCCAAGCTGATCGGCTATGGATGGGACCGTTCCCAAGCCCTGAGGCGCCTGCAGCGCGCTCTGTCCGAATATTTTGTAGGTGGGATCAAGACCAATCTCTCGCTATTCCAGCGCATCCTTCAGCATCCCGACTTTGTAGCCGGTCGGGTGGATACAGGGTTCCTTGACCGACTTCTCGTCCCATCTCCGACGGAATCAAATAAGCAGAAATCGGATGTCGCCGCCATCGCCGCGGGTCTGTTCGCAGCTTTGGAGCAATCTACAGCCGCGTCAGCTGTAGAGAGCGACAAAGCTTCAGCGGCTCGCAATGGGACCCCGCGTCAGATGGACAAGACCTCGTCCAACTGGAAGCGAACGGCTCGAATGGAAGCCTTGCAATGA
- a CDS encoding thioredoxin domain-containing protein, which translates to MTKRIERQVRAYYSVPTGVEILVGQREPSEFPNYDKIVLTFASGEQKQSHDFLISKDGKTLVRFTKMDLNSDPYADTMKKIDVNGRPVRGSKDAKVTIVSYDDFECPFCSRMHQTLFPGILQAYGKNIRIIYKDYPLSEIHPWATHAAVDANCLTEQNNDAYWDFADYVHANQKAIGGDRSNPKDAFATLDRATLEQGQKHNLDPSRLQSCVKAQKDDAVQASVREATALGVSATPTLFINGEKLDGAVPAEELRASIDRSLRDAGVQPPGPVPAATSPSKSAPATGPTSK; encoded by the coding sequence GTGACAAAACGCATCGAGCGCCAGGTGCGGGCGTACTACAGCGTTCCGACTGGGGTGGAGATTTTGGTAGGCCAGCGGGAGCCCAGTGAGTTCCCCAACTACGACAAAATCGTGCTCACTTTCGCCAGCGGTGAACAGAAGCAAAGTCACGACTTCCTGATATCCAAAGATGGCAAGACCCTCGTTCGGTTCACCAAGATGGACCTCAACAGCGATCCCTATGCCGACACCATGAAGAAGATTGACGTTAACGGCAGGCCGGTTCGTGGGTCCAAGGACGCTAAGGTCACCATTGTGAGTTATGACGATTTCGAATGCCCTTTCTGTTCCCGGATGCACCAGACCCTATTTCCCGGGATCCTGCAGGCATACGGAAAGAATATCCGCATTATTTATAAGGACTATCCTTTATCAGAGATTCATCCTTGGGCGACCCACGCGGCGGTGGATGCGAACTGCTTGACCGAACAGAACAACGATGCCTATTGGGATTTCGCGGACTATGTGCACGCCAATCAGAAAGCCATCGGCGGCGACAGAAGCAATCCTAAGGACGCATTTGCCACGCTTGACCGCGCCACCTTGGAGCAGGGACAGAAGCACAATCTGGACCCGTCTCGCCTGCAATCCTGCGTGAAGGCCCAAAAAGATGATGCGGTACAAGCCTCGGTGCGCGAGGCCACGGCGTTGGGAGTGAGTGCGACGCCCACGCTGTTCATCAATGGTGAAAAATTGGACGGCGCGGTTCCTGCCGAGGAGTTACGCGCGTCCATAGATCGCTCCTTGCGCGATGCGGGAGTGCAACCTCCCGGGCCCGTTCCGGCCGCAACTTCACCGTCAAAGTCTGCTCCAGCCACTGGTCCAACAAGCAAATGA
- the larE gene encoding ATP-dependent sacrificial sulfur transferase LarE: MAEPIPSNLQSKLSALETILRSMGKLLVAYSGGVDSAFLADAAHRILGDQMLAVIADSPSLARSQLHDAVAFAQERQIPLHILATSELENPEYARNDSSRCFHCKDELFSKMEEFRSEHGFNCIAYGVNLDDKGDFRPGQEAAKQHHVAAPLVDAGLSKQDIRDLARGAGMRTWDKPASACLSSRIEYGRPVTREALSAIEQGEDALHTLGFRQVRVRHHGHIVRIEIARQDLPRALESSMVAQFTQIFKALGFTYVTLDLEGFRSGSMNAVLPADQIRRSQS, encoded by the coding sequence GTGGCCGAGCCGATTCCAAGCAACCTCCAGTCGAAGCTTTCCGCCTTAGAGACGATTCTGCGCTCGATGGGCAAGCTCTTGGTGGCTTACTCGGGAGGGGTGGACTCAGCATTTCTGGCTGACGCCGCGCACCGGATCCTTGGCGATCAAATGTTGGCGGTAATCGCTGATTCGCCCAGCCTTGCCCGTTCCCAACTGCATGATGCTGTTGCTTTCGCGCAGGAACGGCAGATCCCGTTGCACATCCTCGCAACTTCTGAACTGGAAAATCCTGAATACGCGCGCAACGATTCCTCGCGGTGCTTCCATTGCAAAGATGAGCTGTTCTCGAAGATGGAAGAGTTCCGCAGTGAACACGGCTTTAACTGCATTGCGTACGGCGTCAACCTTGATGACAAGGGCGATTTCCGCCCCGGCCAGGAGGCAGCGAAGCAACATCACGTTGCCGCGCCACTGGTAGACGCCGGCCTTTCAAAACAGGACATTCGTGACCTGGCTCGCGGTGCCGGAATGCGCACTTGGGACAAACCCGCCTCAGCTTGTCTTTCCTCACGAATCGAATATGGGAGGCCGGTTACGCGCGAAGCTCTTTCGGCGATCGAGCAGGGAGAAGACGCGCTCCACACCCTGGGTTTTCGGCAGGTGCGGGTACGCCATCACGGACACATTGTCCGAATTGAGATAGCCCGCCAAGATTTGCCGCGTGCTTTGGAATCCTCCATGGTCGCGCAGTTCACACAGATCTTCAAAGCTCTGGGCTTCACCTATGTAACCCTCGATTTAGAAGGCTTCCGCTCCGGTTCCATGAATGCCGTCTTACCTGCCGATCAAATACGTCGTTCGCAGTCATAA
- a CDS encoding MotA/TolQ/ExbB proton channel family protein, with protein sequence MLAPNVANFVFSHVSAYAAWMFQEGGTVGWDPVSLWHQMGIPAKTVVIILFIMSGWSIGVMIDRWMAFSAARKQSRAFAPAVAGALREGKIDEAIRVAERNKKSHLAKVVTAGLQEFRAHSESGDIPGEQIEASKRALERAEAIVHAELKRGLGGLATIGSTAPFVGLFGTVVGIINAFKGIESQKATGLGAVAGGISEALVTTAIGLFVAIPAVMMFNYLTGRVEAFDVEMDNSSSELIDYFLKRRGVRR encoded by the coding sequence ATGCTCGCACCTAACGTAGCAAACTTCGTTTTCAGTCACGTTTCCGCCTACGCCGCCTGGATGTTCCAGGAAGGCGGGACGGTGGGTTGGGACCCGGTTTCGCTTTGGCATCAGATGGGTATTCCAGCGAAGACCGTGGTAATCATTCTGTTCATCATGTCGGGTTGGTCCATCGGTGTGATGATTGACCGCTGGATGGCGTTCAGCGCGGCACGTAAGCAGTCGCGTGCTTTCGCTCCCGCTGTTGCCGGCGCCTTGCGCGAGGGCAAGATTGATGAGGCCATTCGCGTTGCGGAGCGTAATAAGAAGAGCCACCTGGCCAAAGTCGTGACCGCCGGCCTGCAGGAATTTCGTGCGCACTCGGAGTCCGGTGATATCCCGGGCGAGCAGATCGAGGCGTCAAAGCGAGCATTGGAGCGCGCGGAAGCTATTGTCCACGCCGAACTGAAGCGTGGTTTGGGCGGACTAGCGACGATCGGATCAACAGCTCCCTTCGTGGGACTCTTCGGCACAGTGGTAGGCATCATCAACGCATTTAAGGGCATTGAGTCGCAGAAAGCGACCGGTCTAGGTGCTGTGGCCGGTGGCATCTCCGAAGCCCTGGTGACCACCGCGATCGGCTTGTTCGTCGCCATCCCGGCCGTGATGATGTTTAACTATCTGACCGGCCGCGTGGAAGCGTTCGACGTAGAGATGGATAACTCGTCGAGCGAGCTGATTGATTATTTCCTGAAGCGGCGGGGCGTCCGTCGGTAA
- the lptD gene encoding LPS assembly protein LptD, producing MRAPSPVAGQVTTIRATQQEKAGNVYKARGNVELDYRDYVIFGDEATYDSSTGLVTATGHLVLDGGPNDEHIEASHGTYNVRTGTGTFYDVVGTTGSRVRGGRNVLTSSNPFAFTGKVVEKVSLDRYIVHNGTVTSCRVPHPNWIFKSSRVVVDVGGTAKIYNGLFRIKGIPVFYFPFADHPVERLPRQTGFLMPTFGTSSRKGTILGEGFYWAINRSMDALFGFDYYSQRGWAEHVSFRAMPNDHTWFQAGFYGVEDRGYNPFPARLNPNLCSSIAGRLCRQGGQDIRATFNTTLDKNWRAVANLDYLSSFLFRLAFDQVFTSAITSEVTSNAFVSRSGRGYSFNAVVDRYQDFQSTVPGDAITILHAPTFELSSVDRPIAHSPFYWSFDTSLDGVARSERDPATGLILRSGTLVGRFDARPDVSLPLRFRGWMFRPELALRDTVYTESAAPMGSTELTIGTPANRKAAELAVNLRPPGLTRLFQHRFLDRKWKHVVEPEVTYRYVRGVDNFTAIPRFDLRDTLSDTNEVEYGLTNRVFAKSPPPKDCEPPCDPKETPAREVLMWRVGQKYFFDPTFGGILLPGRTSVIESTINFTGVTFLDQPRYSSPVISRLNASIGPVGIIWDLDYDLRKGRTISSVQGLSYGFGQFGLAANYALLQGPGEQSLVTTALKSVPANCFLSPVASQTTLVCPFSQYRLLARYGRTNRVGFNIAGAVGIDDKLHTVQYSAFQGAYNWDCCGVSFEVRRFAVGPIQNENQYRFALSIANIGSFGTIRARERIF from the coding sequence GCGAGCCCCCTCTCCAGTCGCTGGACAGGTCACCACGATCCGTGCCACCCAGCAGGAGAAAGCCGGAAACGTCTACAAGGCCCGAGGTAATGTGGAGCTGGACTATCGCGACTACGTAATCTTCGGCGACGAGGCGACCTATGACTCCAGCACAGGCCTGGTGACCGCTACCGGCCACCTGGTCCTGGACGGCGGTCCCAACGACGAGCACATTGAAGCCAGCCATGGCACTTACAACGTGCGGACCGGCACCGGCACCTTCTACGATGTGGTGGGCACAACCGGGTCGCGGGTGCGTGGTGGACGGAATGTTCTGACTAGCTCCAACCCATTTGCTTTCACGGGGAAGGTAGTGGAGAAGGTCAGCCTTGATCGCTATATCGTTCATAACGGCACCGTGACCTCCTGCCGAGTGCCTCATCCCAACTGGATTTTTAAGTCAAGCCGAGTCGTGGTGGATGTCGGCGGCACCGCGAAAATCTATAACGGTCTATTCCGAATAAAGGGCATTCCGGTTTTCTACTTTCCCTTCGCCGACCATCCGGTGGAGCGCCTGCCCCGGCAAACCGGGTTCCTTATGCCGACTTTCGGGACTTCCTCACGCAAGGGCACGATTTTGGGCGAAGGCTTTTACTGGGCCATTAACCGCAGCATGGATGCTCTCTTTGGCTTCGACTATTACTCGCAACGCGGCTGGGCAGAGCACGTCAGCTTCAGGGCGATGCCTAACGATCACACGTGGTTCCAAGCCGGTTTCTACGGCGTAGAGGACCGTGGCTATAACCCGTTTCCCGCAAGGCTGAATCCCAACTTGTGTTCCAGCATAGCGGGCAGACTGTGCAGGCAAGGCGGGCAAGACATTCGGGCGACCTTCAACACCACTCTGGACAAGAACTGGCGAGCTGTTGCCAACCTGGACTATCTCAGTTCATTTCTCTTCCGCTTGGCTTTCGATCAGGTTTTCACATCGGCAATCACATCGGAAGTGACTTCCAATGCTTTCGTCAGTCGCAGTGGGCGTGGTTATTCGTTCAATGCGGTTGTGGACCGCTATCAGGATTTTCAAAGTACGGTCCCAGGCGATGCCATCACCATTCTGCATGCACCAACTTTTGAACTCTCAAGCGTAGATCGCCCGATTGCCCACTCGCCCTTTTATTGGTCGTTCGATACCTCGCTGGATGGTGTGGCGCGGAGCGAGCGAGATCCTGCCACCGGACTAATCCTGCGCAGCGGAACCCTGGTGGGGCGATTTGATGCCCGCCCCGACGTGTCCCTGCCACTCAGATTTCGCGGATGGATGTTCCGTCCGGAGCTCGCGCTGCGAGACACCGTCTACACCGAAAGCGCCGCGCCGATGGGATCAACAGAGCTGACAATAGGCACTCCTGCTAACCGTAAGGCAGCAGAGCTGGCAGTAAATCTCAGACCACCCGGCCTGACGAGGTTGTTTCAGCATCGATTTCTCGATCGAAAATGGAAACACGTCGTCGAGCCCGAAGTCACTTACCGCTATGTAAGGGGTGTGGACAATTTCACTGCCATTCCACGCTTTGACCTCCGCGACACACTCAGCGACACCAACGAAGTTGAATACGGCCTTACAAACCGGGTATTCGCCAAAAGTCCTCCTCCGAAGGACTGTGAGCCTCCTTGTGACCCCAAAGAAACACCAGCACGGGAGGTGCTCATGTGGAGGGTGGGTCAGAAGTATTTTTTTGATCCCACATTCGGCGGCATTCTCCTTCCCGGTCGCACCAGTGTCATTGAGAGCACCATAAATTTCACCGGAGTTACATTTCTCGATCAGCCGCGATACTCGTCTCCGGTAATCTCTCGTTTAAACGCGAGCATAGGCCCGGTAGGAATCATCTGGGACCTGGATTACGATCTCAGGAAGGGGCGTACCATCTCCAGCGTGCAGGGTTTGAGTTATGGGTTCGGGCAGTTCGGCCTGGCCGCGAACTATGCCCTTCTTCAAGGGCCAGGTGAGCAGAGCCTGGTGACTACTGCGTTGAAAAGCGTACCTGCAAACTGCTTCCTTAGCCCTGTAGCCAGCCAGACTACTTTGGTGTGCCCTTTCAGCCAGTATCGACTGCTCGCCCGTTACGGTAGGACGAACCGGGTGGGCTTTAACATTGCCGGCGCAGTCGGCATAGATGACAAGCTGCATACCGTACAGTATTCCGCTTTTCAAGGCGCCTATAACTGGGACTGTTGTGGGGTGAGCTTTGAAGTACGGCGCTTTGCCGTCGGCCCTATCCAGAACGAAAACCAATATCGATTCGCATTAAGCATCGCAAATATTGGAAGCTTTGGCACTATCCGAGCGCGGGAACGAATCTTCTGA
- a CDS encoding energy transducer TonB, which yields MFEDSLIESGGKLRTKQGMTTTISFALQMFLIAILILIPLLYTEALPKQQLMTFLVAPPPPPPPPPPPAAVPVKVVKVIQTDIINGQLRTPTKIPKKVEMIKEEEAPPPVMASAGVVGGVPGGVPGGQMGGVIGGIISSTPMPKVAAPQRVRVSQGVTSGLLVHRVQPNYPPLARQARIQGSVVLQAEISKDGAIENLRLMSGHPMLAPSAIEAVRQWRYKPYILNGEPVAVETQITVNFTLSGG from the coding sequence ATGTTCGAGGATAGCCTCATAGAATCGGGCGGCAAGCTGAGGACCAAGCAAGGGATGACGACCACGATCTCCTTTGCCTTGCAGATGTTTCTGATCGCGATCCTTATCCTGATTCCGCTGCTCTACACGGAAGCTTTGCCCAAACAGCAGTTGATGACGTTTCTAGTGGCTCCGCCGCCACCCCCTCCCCCTCCCCCTCCGCCGGCCGCGGTGCCGGTGAAGGTAGTCAAGGTAATCCAGACCGACATTATCAATGGTCAGCTGCGGACTCCCACCAAGATTCCTAAGAAGGTCGAGATGATCAAGGAAGAGGAGGCCCCACCGCCAGTGATGGCAAGTGCGGGCGTGGTGGGTGGTGTGCCGGGCGGAGTCCCCGGTGGACAGATGGGTGGAGTCATCGGCGGCATCATCAGTTCGACACCCATGCCCAAAGTGGCGGCCCCCCAGCGCGTGCGCGTATCGCAGGGCGTTACGTCAGGGCTGCTAGTCCATCGCGTACAGCCGAATTATCCTCCCTTGGCGCGACAGGCGCGTATTCAGGGGTCGGTCGTGCTCCAAGCCGAGATCAGTAAGGATGGGGCTATTGAGAATCTGCGGCTGATGAGCGGCCATCCCATGCTGGCGCCTTCGGCAATTGAGGCCGTCCGGCAATGGCGTTATAAGCCGTACATCCTGAATGGCGAGCCGGTCGCGGTGGAGACGCAGATCACCGTGAATTTCACCCTCTCGGGAGGGTAG
- a CDS encoding SurA N-terminal domain-containing protein encodes MRLRAALSSFAALFLFCMVLVLGACQRKGSDPEVMAKVNGREITRSEVQKYFENQTMGSPQPSGGEQETSLRLSILHELIQNEILMQRAQKMGLLATDEEVQRKITEAKAPYTEEQFNQKLKDMHITLDDFRRDQRQQITLEKLINKEITSKISVTDQDINAYYTKHKADFNLIEPRYHLAHIVVTTAPNPQVRNLKNDKAQNEAEARKKIQAILNRLESGQEFASVAMNYSEDPDTSANGGDLGLIPESALSNTDRSTRDVIEKLKPGQYSGVITIIEPTAHRLVGFRVVRLLEKEPAGQRELSDPRVQQFIRQQLRDHRQQLLKAAYYEVLDDQAKVENYYAQQILKESGTK; translated from the coding sequence TTGAGATTGCGTGCGGCTCTTTCGTCGTTTGCTGCTCTTTTTCTCTTCTGTATGGTGCTCGTCCTGGGCGCGTGTCAGCGGAAGGGCTCCGATCCTGAGGTCATGGCCAAGGTCAACGGCCGCGAGATCACCCGCTCCGAGGTCCAGAAGTACTTTGAAAATCAGACTATGGGCTCACCCCAACCCTCCGGCGGAGAACAGGAGACCAGCCTGCGTCTCAGCATTCTTCACGAGCTGATTCAAAATGAAATTCTGATGCAGCGTGCCCAAAAGATGGGTTTATTGGCCACCGACGAAGAGGTCCAACGTAAGATCACAGAAGCCAAAGCGCCTTACACCGAGGAGCAGTTCAACCAGAAACTCAAGGACATGCATATCACGCTGGATGACTTCAGACGTGATCAACGGCAACAGATCACCTTGGAGAAGCTAATCAATAAGGAGATCACCTCCAAGATCAGCGTTACCGACCAGGACATCAACGCCTACTACACCAAACACAAAGCGGACTTCAATCTTATCGAGCCTCGATATCATTTGGCGCACATCGTGGTGACCACCGCGCCTAATCCGCAGGTGCGCAATCTGAAGAATGACAAAGCGCAGAACGAGGCCGAAGCGCGTAAGAAAATACAGGCAATACTGAATAGGCTGGAAAGCGGTCAGGAGTTTGCCAGCGTGGCCATGAACTATTCGGAGGATCCGGATACCTCTGCCAACGGCGGTGATCTAGGCTTGATCCCAGAATCGGCGTTGAGCAACACCGATCGCTCCACTCGAGACGTAATTGAAAAGCTGAAGCCCGGTCAATACAGCGGTGTTATCACTATTATTGAGCCTACCGCGCACCGCCTGGTCGGATTTCGGGTGGTTCGATTGCTGGAAAAAGAGCCCGCGGGGCAGCGCGAACTCAGTGATCCCAGAGTTCAGCAATTCATACGGCAGCAACTGCGCGACCACCGCCAGCAACTACTGAAGGCCGCATATTACGAAGTGCTCGACGACCAGGCCAAAGTAGAGAATTACTACGCCCAGCAAATACTAAAAGAGTCTGGCACGAAATAG
- a CDS encoding biopolymer transporter ExbD: MGMTAGGSGSGPSSDMNVTPLIDVLLVLLIIFMVITPLTQKGLDALVPQPPPPNQPKNDQPDRTVVVQVIDRGPGQAPGLKINQDDVTWETVQQRLADIYKTRAEKVMFVKGDSSVPFADVANVIDIAHAAGVDKVGLITAKIEAGG, encoded by the coding sequence ATGGGAATGACAGCAGGAGGTTCCGGTAGCGGCCCTAGTTCAGACATGAACGTCACGCCGCTGATTGACGTTCTGCTGGTGCTGCTCATCATTTTTATGGTGATCACGCCACTGACGCAGAAAGGCTTGGACGCCCTGGTGCCCCAGCCGCCTCCACCTAATCAGCCGAAGAACGATCAGCCAGACCGGACCGTTGTGGTGCAGGTAATAGACCGCGGTCCAGGGCAGGCTCCGGGACTGAAGATCAACCAGGACGACGTTACCTGGGAGACCGTCCAGCAACGTCTGGCTGATATTTATAAGACCCGTGCCGAGAAGGTCATGTTTGTAAAAGGGGACTCCAGTGTTCCGTTCGCGGATGTGGCCAATGTGATTGACATTGCCCATGCCGCGGGCGTGGACAAGGTGGGGTTGATTACCGCCAAAATCGAGGCCGGCGGATAA